NNNNNNNNNNNNNNNNNNNNNNNNNNNNNNNNNNNNNNNNNNNNNNNNNNNNNNNNNNNNNNNNNNNNNNNNNNNNNNNNNNNNNNNNNNNNNNNNNNNNNNNNNNNNNNNNNNNNNNNNNNNNNNNNNNNNNNNNNNNNNNNNNNNNNNNNNNNNNNNNNNNNNNNNNTATATTGTCACATTATACATCCTTGGACTTCATATCCAGACTTAATTATAAAGTTTTTCCAAAACCTTTGTATTAAGGTAAAGTCAGGTCACTATAGTCAGTCACTATAGTTAGTCACTATAGTCACTATAAGGTGCTTAATTtctgtttccattttctttttctttcctataGGTGGTGGCACTCAAAGCTGGAGACACCAGACCTGAGGCACAGAAACAATATTATTATACTTgggtttttatattattcttactatttttttgtatattttttatacttattattttctttaagaaTTACTGATCTTGTATGAGTTACTGTAAATAATGATGTAAAAATCTGgctataaatgtaaatgtgttaaaaaagttTGGTTAAAGTTTGTTTAGAAGTACACATAAGGCTGCAAGCAAGTGGAAAGTAAGGAAAATGTATGCTATGTGTTTTGACAGTTTGCCTTTACAGCTGGTCTGAAAGGAACAATAAATCtaattaagaaacaaaaaaaaatgtttttggaccttaataaaatacaaaagctaATTGTCTTGTTTCGGCGTGTAGTACAATCCACGTATTGACACATGGATGGCAGTGATGAGTCCAGAGTGATATGATTAAAGTTCCCTGATATCACCACATCTGCCTGAGGATGTTGGGTTTGAAGGTCTGTTACTGAAGTGAACACAGTCTCCAGAGCTTTTTCCATGTGCGCTCCTGGTGGGTTGTAAACACAGAGGGCCAGAACCTGCGTAAACTCCTGAGGTAGGTAGTAAGGCTGGATGCTAACGGCTAGCAGCTCACAGTCTTTAGAGCAGATTCTTGTCTTTACTGTGAAGTGTCTGGGATTGCACCACCTATTGTTTATGTACAATATGAGGCCACCACCTTTGCTCTTGCCACATGCTGGCCACATGCACTGTGGATAAGATGGGTAAATCCACAATGCAATTCGGTATGTCAGCTGTTAGCCAAGTCTCCGTTAGCATGATTAGGCAGCTCTCCCGGTAGATTTTTTTGGCTCCTCATCAAGACTTCATCGGACTTGTTGGACAGTGCATTAACGTTCCCCATGATCACAGATGGAATAGGTGGCTTGTGTTTCTGCCGATGTTCCCGTTTGGCTTTAGCTATCGCCTTTAGCTTTGCTCCAGCACGGGTGCCCCTGTATCGCTTTTTTACTTCAGGAGGAAAGTTATGTTTTACTCCAGTACCGGTCTTCCTTAGAGCCAAAAGTTCAGTTCTTGAATAAACAAGTCTCTGGGGGTAAATGTCCTTTTTACGTACTTCCATTCATTACATCCATTCCAAACAGTAGCTGACTAGCTGCCATGCTGCTGCATCGGCGCCATCATTTGGCACCTAGCAAGTTTTAATTTTGGAACCCACCTGCATTCTTTTATCCTTGGAGTGTTTTCCTTCTGTCTAAACTGGACGCTGATCTTTTGATCTTATGTCCATTTCCGCAACCTTAAATGGCCTtttaaatctgtcaaacatccaaacttaagatgagtgagatgattgaaacaaattcactttgaaggAGACTCCTTTTGTTGTTCTCTCTCTTTTCataaaatccagtaaacccaatgtAGAATATTAACgttatggatgacaactattttttattaggaagtaGCAGTAGCTGcagggtctggaatcataagcaaTGAGTCtcagcccctcctccgcctctctacctgttcacatcctctgcagctgcgaGTTGTTTCCCTCAACTTGCAACCAGTGTTagcagattgggcggttttggttctaaatttgcggataaaaatggctttgggcgggtatgcataatttgggcggttttagggtctgttcggcgggtttttccccctcatgaatatataatagcggactacgttaggctggcTGGCTATTGAAGTCTTATgttctgaagctccgtgaacgcaccaggtagagacgcttAATGggttctgtcatctaacctTACCCTTTTCAACCCTTCTAACCCGCCAAATTATCCGAAACCCTTGTCTCATACCCCCTCTAATGCCCTCCCcactctgtgatggggagggagagccccagaggatcccggcgagccagcccccaggtccgtcccacccatgcactctcgcacacacactcacaatctTCGggttgccccccacccccccatccgTGGGATGGAGGGCGGCGCCGACGCAACCCCAGAAAGAAACACCCCCAGTGAGCCACGCCAGCATGACCCACCCATCCAGTTCCTggagccctatgtgcctgtgtgcaaatAGTGcaaattgaattaattttacgtggaaatgggtggttttaaTCTAGTTTAGgctagaaaccttttttttttttgggcgcTGGTGTGTCCCCTACGAGATTGCCACTGTCTTTTTaaaagaactttccatcccataacagtcTCTGGTCCCGCTACGTGCATTCACgctgctctcctcctcctgcccgCTCGCACATACCAACAGTGATAAAGGCACtacaaaaatcttaaaatataatagttattttataaaaactacAGAGAGCTGCAGCACAGAGATGAAATAACAACCtatggctccggagccgcagGATGAGCCAGAATTGCAATTTGCCACAACACAAATGTTCAACGTCAATGCTTTCTCGCACATCTAATACTGAGCGGTTCAGAGAGGGCAGGGGCAGTGGAAGAGGATATGGGAAACTTTTGCACAGTCATTTCAGTAGCTGTGTCACGAGTCTGAACGTTTTCAAGCATCTGGTTtagatctgctcctgatccaacaCAATTCTAAATAGGAAAAACTACAAACTTATTTTTAATAATGAAGTCTTTTAAATGTgtcctttattgtgaaaaacattgccataagaaaatgttaaaaaaaaaaaaaaaatttcatttgaGTGGATCTTTCAATATTTGTGTATGGAGCCAGGTGGGCCTCTCAAGAACTAAATGCTGAAAGTGTGTATATTCTACCCAATGAGAAGTCATTTACATGATAAGGTCATCACATGTACACCACGCCCACTTCTTGGATCCCTTATAAGCCTCGTGCTTGGAGAAAAGGCTGTGGTAGCAAGCCAAGCAGCaggtaggtttttttttcttctttttttttttttttggtggggtgttaatattttttaattctgtctcttgtttttttttttttttgtaatgacaACTACATGCACTCAGAATCAAatgcaagaaataaaacatcaagAAAATACAGTAGTTACAACATTACAACATGAGCACATggtgctaatgctagcgctaatGCTAGCATTAATGCTAAAATGGCAGTGCATCATCACTGAGACCTGAAAGTTTTAATAAGAGAATCCATGAAAACTGAAGCTTCTTTTTAGCTTTACTGCATGTCGGCTGATGGCGTTATATTTGGCTCTGCAGCAGAGGATTAAATGTTCATGAGGGATTTTCCTGTGGTAGCAATGGGACAGGTGTTAAATTTGTACTTAATGGAACTGACTGTTTATTTCCATGCCCATAGTCCAGCATGTATAAAAGAAATTAAGCCTTAATATTATAAAAAGTATAACCggtcttcttatttttttaatgcatcccTATTTTTTCTATACACATTTgggctattttattttatttttttaacatattttgtgttttttcttacagTCTCATCCTGAACATTACCCAATTTTAAGCATTGCACTATTATAAAATTGATTTTAGTCAAAGaaagttaaataaatcaatttactAGGCATAAGTGTGATCAGCTGAAACTTATGATTTCACCTTTGTTTTGATAGAGCCgatatggggaaaaaaaaccaaaggatgaaaaagaaaaaaagaaggattcAACCTGCATCTGATCAGACAGAAAGTCTCGTCTCTGTGCCTCAAGAGATAACAACAGAGGTAAGATGGATGCCATACACACAAATAACAAACTTGAACTTTGCGGGGTCCTTTTGTgaacatccccccccccccccccccccctccccgcaaCTTTTTCCGGAAAAGCCAGACTTTTACACACACTAGTTTCTAACTGCTCTTGATGGGGCCCTCCCGCATGCTAATGATCTTTTTTCTTGGTGTTATCTCTAAAGTTAACATGTCTTTCTTAGAACTTCATGGATtctcttcttcaaactttcttttCATCGTCTGCTTAgatttacagatttttcttaGCTTTTTCCAAGAGTTTCTTCACAAAAACGCTTTTTCACATGAATGCCGGTtttgctacttcacggatttgcattgtgttctgcattctgattggccaAAAAGaggagcagtgaaatacacctgagtcactatttgtcccactgtactttgtattttttttcataatcatttttaattttctcccgtttaatccaattactcgggtcgcggtgggcggggctaatctccgcgatttgaagccttctgtccacatttatgattaaaattattatttgacagcacagtacagaagttattttttgaaaaaaacgtttctaaagtacttttatttgtgaaacaaacgcttaagcctgtaaaatggtttgttctttcttttcaatgaatAACAGAGTacttaattgtataataattgtaaaaaaaaatagaggtttctacttcacggattttgcctatcacgggttcttctTGGAatgtaacccccgcgaaaaacaagggtttactgtattgtCATATTAAACGTACTTGGACTTCTTATCTAGCCTTAATTATAAAGTACTTACAAAAACTTGTCTATTAAGGTAAAGCCAAGCAACTATAAAGTGCTTaatctctgtgtttttatttcatttttttgtaggtGGTAGCACTCAAAGCTGGAGACAGCAAACCTGAGGCACAGAAACTTTTACATGATCAGACAGAAAGTCACGTCTCTGCCCCTCAAGAGATAACAACAGAGGTAAGATGGATGCCATACACACAAATAACAAACTTGAACCTTGCGGGGTCCTTTTGTGAACCCCCCCCAACTTTTTCCGGAAAGGCCAGacttctacactcactagttTCTAACTGCTCTTGATGGGGCCCTCCCGCATGCTAATGATCTTTTTTCTTGGTGTTATCTCTAAAGTTAACATGTCTTTCTTAGAACTTCATGGATtctcttcttcaaactttcttttCATCGTCTGCTTAgatttacagatttttcttaGCTTTTTCCAAGAGTTTCTTCACAAAAACGCTTTTTCACATGAATGCCGGTtttgctacttcacggatttgcattgtgttctgcattctgattggccaAAAAGaggagcagtgaaatacacctgagtcactatttgtcccactgtactttgtattttttttcataatcatttttaattttctcccgtttaatccaattactcgggtcgcggtgggcggggctaatctccgcgatttgaagccttctgtccacatttatgattaaaattattatttgacagcacagtacagaagttattttttgaaaaaaacgtttctaaagtacttttatttgtgaaacaaacgcttaagcctgtaaaatggtttgttctttcttttcaatgaatAACAGAGTacttaattgtataataattgtaaaaaaaaatagaggtttctacttcacggattttgcctatcacgggttcttctTGGAatgtaacccccgcgaaaaacaagggtttactgtattgtCATATTAAACGTACTTGGACTTCTTATCTAGCCTTAATTATAAAGTACTTACAAAAACTTGTCTATTAAGGTAAAGCCAAGCAACTATAAAGTGCTTaatctctgtgtttttatttcatttttttgtaggtGGTAGCACTCAAAGCTGGAGACAGCAAACCTGAGGCACAGAAACTTTTACATGATCAGACAGAAAGTCACGTCTCTGCCCCTCAAGAGATAACAACAGAGGTAAGATGGATGCCATACACACAAATAACAAACTTGAACCTTGCGGGGTCCTTTTGTGAACCCCCCCCAACTTTTTCCGGAAAGGCCAGACTTCTACACACACTAGTTTCTAACTGCTCTTGATGGGGCCCTCCCGCATGCTAATGATCTTTTTTCTTGGTGTTATCTCTAAAGTTAACATGTCTTTCTTAGAACTTCATGGATtctcttcttcaaactttcttttCATCGTCTGCTTAgatttacagatttttcttaGCTTTTTTCCAGAGTTTCTTCACAAAAACGCTTTTTCAAATGCAtgcagtttctttaaaaaatgctatATTGTCATATTAAACGTACTTGGACTTCTTATCTAGCCTCAATTAAAAAGTACTTACAAAAACTTGTCTATTAAGGTAAAGTCAAGCAACTATAAAGTGCTTattctctgtgtttttaattcatttttttgtaggtGGTAGCACTCAAAGCTGGAGACAGCAAACCTGAGGCACAGAAACTTTTACCTGATCAGACAGAAAGTCACGTCTCTGCCCCTCAAGAGATAACAACAGAGGTAAGGTGGACAATACTGTTGTAGTCATTTGTGTTAGTAGTTATACTGCAAGTTGGccatgttttcaaaaaaaactgAGGAAGTTGTTAGCAATGACTGATTTTAATTTAGTGTATTAATACTGTACTTTAGTAACATTTAGTAGAGGTTGTGTATTTTGCAGTCAttgcatgtatttttatttaaaattccttttttttgcacttgATACCATACACACAAATGACAAACTTGAACTTTGCGGGGTCCTTTTGTGGAACCCCCCAACTTTTTCCGCAAAGGCTTGACTTTTACACACACTAGTTTCTAACTGCTCTTTATGGGGCCCTCCCGCATGCTAATGATCTTTTTTCTTGGTGTTATCTCTAAAGTTAACATGTCTTTCTTAGTACTTCATGGATTCTCCTCTTCAAACTTTCTTTTCATCGTCTGTTTagttttacagatttttcttaGCTTTTTTCCAGAGTATCTTcacaaaaacgctttttttcaaatgcatgcaattcctttaaaaaatgctaTATTGTCATATTAAACGTACTTGGACTTCTTATCTAGCCGTAATTATAAAGAATTTACAAAAACTTGTCTATTAAGGTAAAGTCAAGCAACTATAAAGTGCTTattctctgtgtttttaattcatttttttgtaggtGGTAGCACTCAAAGCTGGAGACAGCAAACCTGAGGCACAGAAACTTTTACATGATCAGACAGAAAGTCACGTCTCTGCCCTTCAAGAGATAACAGAGGTAAGGTGGACAATACTGTTGTAGTCATTTGTGTTAGTAGTTATACTTCAACTTGGccatgttttcaaaaaaaactgaggaagttgttagaaatgactgattttAATTTAGTGTATTAATACTGTACTTTAGTAACATTTAGTAAAGGTTGTGTAGTAGACTTTGGTAGAGGTTTTCTATATGCCAGTCATTGCATGCATTTTCTGTTAGTCATTTTAATTTCAGTCTTGAAAATTTTGCATTCTAGAGATTTTTGCTTTTACCCtggcaaattcatagtgcttttattttggtaacttaaaatacaGAAAGGTAAGAGTctacattgtctgatttccaaaACAAGTAACCCTAacccaaaacaaaatatatttcagtataagaaaaaaaaacccagaatgaatttgccttaaccaataaggttctaaagTATAATAGAGAAggtaaagtgctgtttattttcaatattgctaactgtagcttctccagtacttttaaacgtAGCGTAACACAGGAGCCTGAACTGTACTTCAAacataaaggggggggggggaagaaaaattctttccagaaaaataAAGTGTGGTGATGAAGTAGCACCATCAAAGGATTAAGAAGATGCGCTAATGTGGCAAAGGTACCTTTTTTTAAGTATATTAGTACAGTATGCACtgtggagccagtttagctcgtgctggtttgcggcgccttccgtccgtgaaacccgggttcgactccgggctgctccctgttcccttcgcTACCTCTGCCaattccaagcccggtttgagaaggttgcgtcaggaagggcatccggcgtaaaacattgccaattttaccatgcgactcgttcgctgtggcgacccctgatgggagaagccgaaagtggaagaagagtACAGTATGCACTGCCCTGCTGCAGCTACgctttctcacacacacagaagtAAAACAGTAAACGTCAACGCCACGATGTTGCCTTTTTTGTAGTGgttgtacacatcactctgatcgaCCAGGTCAcgaactagaatctattgctgtgaggttctgcagGACTTTGTCCCACTTTGCCAATAGCATTTTAGCCGATGCTAAGTGCattagccgctgtgcagctgcagtgctacactcgttcttatctgattctgctaaaaagcacagcaatccaTATCTTTATATGTTAccggcagcaacatggctcagagtttcagTTTGTACCCAtcctaagtaaaaactaagtagttcatgtctcaacAGCAAAAAAAGCTGTCTCTAGCTGAGATCTTActcttgttttgtgtgtgtagagctgctcaaagaggctctgtgttctctgctgccaactagctttggagggtgaagtggaaaaaaagaaggatgcaaagaaataactaaataaatattgccCTGGCAGAAACTTGAATCGATTCAAGTattcgccaaatgaactatcgcgatatattGCCGAATaaattttttctaacacccctaatGTTAATTATGTACATATTTACAATAGTCAACATTTGTATGTATTTTATATAGCTTTAGTTTttcaagctcttttttttttacattcctgCTTTGTGTAgtcttatttttaaagtgaGCAGTTATTAAACAAGTTTAATGTTTGTCATTTGATTGACCACATTTTATGTTCATTGAAATCGTTTTTGACCTATGTCAacaactgtatttatttttcaagatCAGAATTGATGCTAActatttttctgttcattttttttttcaaagcataaAAATCCTCATGTTTATCCTCTGGGAGATTCAGATACTGTTGT
The sequence above is drawn from the Oryzias latipes chromosome 2, ASM223467v1 genome and encodes:
- the LOC105357411 gene encoding uncharacterized protein LOC105357411 isoform X2, with product MGKKNQRMKKKKRRIQPASDQTESLVSVPQEITTEVVALKAGDSKPEAQKLLHDQTESHVSAPQEITTEVVALKAGDSKPEAQKLLHDQTESHVSAPQEITTEVVALKAGDSKPEAQKLLPDQTESHVSAPQEITTEVVALKAGDSKPEAQKLLHDQTESHVSALQEITEHKNPHVYPLGDSDTVVTDIDSHADSEIDNIPKLKRTKSIIMDVIPDFTKALFDSSEDSASAIPGPSTSLSYRPRRKPYKHVSMNFLFNYFSEEFACNK